The following are encoded in a window of Impatiens glandulifera chromosome 5, dImpGla2.1, whole genome shotgun sequence genomic DNA:
- the LOC124939092 gene encoding uncharacterized protein LOC124939092, whose product MSIVNKAQMFESEDFIDWKIHMQVYLASVDNDMMYGISKGLIKIYKERSEWKNEDKRKNNLDHISKNSIYNTLDKNTFAKIRACATAKEVWEKIIQLNEGKERTKENKIMVATHKFENVKMRPKKSMNEYCDRFTSIVNDLSLMGKTYDKKETIIKALRALPSAWDVKTMVMSESMSLHKMQLHDIFEDLKAYKFEMNSRNEDEPLISNVTKALLSSVEPAAPNPIKSAEQFSEDAMAMLAKKFKRFMRMSQPSYNNNNDYKAKVRCFNYDGLGHYKSECRKPRRDDKKPTDQNNKEDKKSSNKDQKAMVVEERIDKWAQSDFESSDSDDNEVKCLMANEEEVFDFTFEEFTQDDLIIALNDMVIKYKNLSELVSNQPTKASGSTTELSSKNKKLKEKVQLLTEENERTKYVIATWTRSGDDVSQMTSHQRPLLTASSA is encoded by the coding sequence ATGTCTATCGTTAACAAGGCCCAAATGTTCGAAAGTGAAGACTTCATTGATTGGAAGATACACATGCAAGTTTACTTAGCTTCAGTAGACAATGACATGATGTACGGTATCTCTAAAGGTCTAATAAAGATTTATAAGGAACGAAGCGAGTGGAAAAATGaggataagaggaagaacaatctTGACCATATATCCAAAAACTCCATCTACAACACCCTAGATAAAAATACATTCGCAAAAATCAGAGCATGTGCTACTGCCAAGGAAGTATGGGAGAAAATCATTCAGCTTAATGAGGGCAAAGAGCGaactaaggaaaacaaaatcATGGTGGCCACTCATAAATTTGAAAACGTAAAGATGCGCCCTAAAAAATCCATGAATGAATACTGTGATCGTTTCACAAGCATTGTGAATGACCTTTCCCTTATGGGAAAAACTTACGACAAAAAGGAGACAATCATCAAAGCACTAAGAGCTCTTCCCAGCGCTTGGGATGtcaagacaatggtgatgagtgAATCCATGAGTCTTCATAAGATGCAGTTGCACGATATATTTGAAGATCTGAAAGCATATAAGTTCGAGATGAActcaagaaatgaagatgagCCTTTAATTTCAAATGTGACCAAAGCTTTGTTGTCCTCTGTGGAACCAGCAGCCCCTAACCCTATCAAGTCAGCTGAACAGTTCAGCGAAGATGCAATGGCTATGCTCGCaaagaaatttaaaagattCATGAGGATGAGTCAGCCATcctacaacaacaacaatgacTACAAGGCTAAGGTACGATGCTTCAACTATGATGGTCTTGGTCACTACAAGTCAGAATGTAGAAAgccaagaagagatgataaaAAGCCAACCGATCAAAATAATAAGGAAGATAAAAAATCATCCAACAAAGATCAAAAGGCAATGGTGGTAGAGGAAAGAATAGACAAATGGGCTCAAAGTGATTTTGAGTCAAGCGACAGTGACGATAATGAAGTCAAATGTTTAATGGCCAAcgaagaagaggtatttgactttacCTTTGAAGAGTTTACTCAAGACGATTTAATTAttgcacttaatgacatggtcattaagtatAAGAATCTGTCCGAGCTCGTCTCAAACCAACCTACCAAAGCGAGTGGCAGTACaactgaactatcctctaaaaATAAGAAGCTCAAGGAGAAAGTTCAATTATTAACTGaggaaaatgaaagaacaaagtaTGTGATTGCTACATGGACGAGATCTGGAGATGATGTGAGTCAGATGACGAGTCATCAGAGACCTCTGCTAACTGCAAGTTCAGCCTAG
- the LOC124939093 gene encoding agamous-like MADS-box protein AGL62 → MENIPSNPRATKRSKGCKIILKDRRRGREEDQQVTFSKLRSGLYKKISELSIVCAIEFIVMILSPSGKLFSFSSPNMELIAMKLLNNKKLERNTVTNSLMDESFRENMARLTSQLVEVMNLLDKEKEREKQIDKMVRARKIKSIIDTPISDLNESDAQMLEDWLKKVQSDLYARMKQLSEN, encoded by the coding sequence ATGGAGAACATCCCTAGCAACCCTAGAGCAACCAAGCGTTCAAAAGGCTGCAAGATAATTCTCAAGGACCGACGTCGGGGAAGGGAAGAAGATCAACAAGTCACTTTCTCCAAACTCCGCAGTGGATTGTACAAAAAGATCAGCGAATTGAGCATCGTTTGTGCTATCGAATTTATTGTCATGATCTTATCTCCATCAGGGAAGctcttctctttttcttctccgAACATGGAGTTAATTGCAATGAAATTACTTAATAACAAGAAACTCGAGAGAAATACGGTAACAAATTCTCTTATGGATGAGTCATTTCGAGAAAATATGGCTAGACTAACTAGCCAACTTGTAGAGGTGATGAATCTTTTGGATaaggaaaaagaaagagaaaaacaaataGATAAAATGGTAAGAGCAcgtaaaataaaatcaattattgatACTCCTATTTCGGATCTCAATGAGAGTGATGCTCAAATGTTGGAGGATTGGCTCAAGAAAGTTCAGAGTGATTTGTATGCAAGGATGAAACAACTCAGCGAAAACTAA